Part of the Geobacter pickeringii genome, GGCTCCTCCTTCGCCATGATGGAATATGGCGAGGCGATCGAGCGGCTGCGGCAGGCCTCCGTGGCATTCGAATATCCGGTGGAGTGGGGGCTCGATCTCCAGACCGAACACGAGCGCTACCTCACCGAGCAGGTGGTGGGAGGGCCGGTCTTCGTCGTCAACTACCCGCAGCAGATCAAGGCGTTCTACATGCGGCAGAACGACGACGGGAAGACCGTTGCCGCCATGGACCTCCTCGTTCCGAAGGTGGGTGAGATCATCGGCGGAAGCCAGCGGGAGGAACGCTATGACCTCCTCGTGGCCCGGATGGAGGAGACCGGCATCGATCCCGCCTCCCTCTGGTGGTACCTCGACACCCGCCGCTGGGGCTCCACCCCCCACGCTGGCTTCGGCCTCGGCTTCGAGCGGCTCATCATGTATCTCACCGGGATGGAGAACATCCGGGACGTGATACCGTTCCCCCGCACCCCGCGCCACGCAGAGTTCTAGAAAGCGGTCATTTTCCGCCCTGGCCGCGTCTGCCCAGAATGAAATAATCCTCATCTTTGAGGAGCATGCATAATGTTCGTCCACTCCCTCACCATCCACCTCTTTCTCCCCAGCCACTCCCTCAAGGGAAAGCGGGGGATCGTCAAGAGCATTCTCGCCCGGGTCCGGAACGGCTTCAACGTCTCCGCCGCCGAAGTGGACCTTCAGGATGTCCATGGCGAGGCGCTCCTCGGCTTTGCCGTCGTGACTCCGTCCCGCGCCGCCGGCCGCCATCTCCTGGAGCGTGTCGAGGAGTGGATCGCCGAAGAGCGCCCCGATGTGGAGATTGCCGCCGCCGAGATCGAGGAGCGGTAAAGCGCCGACGGGGCTTTGTGGCTTACGGGACAAAAAAGAGTTTATTTGTCTTTTTTGTCTTGACCTTTCGTCGTTTCGTGATACTGTTGACACCGTGCCTGGCGGCACCAGATGAAATTTCAGATCCGCAAGGAGGTATGACGATGGCTTACGAAGCAAAGGATTATGCGAAACTGATCGGTATGGAGGGGTTCAGCGAGGCGCTCCTGAAAAATCATTTCACCCTGTATCAGGGATACGTGACCAACACCAACAAGGTGCTCGACATCCTGGGGCAGATGCTTGTCGAGGGGAAAACAGCCACCTCGGAGTACGCGGAGCTCAAGCGCCGCCTCGGGTGGGAGTTCAACGGCATGCGGCTCCACGAATACTACTTCGAGAACCTGGGAGGGACGGGGGGCGTCGCCCAGGCCGGGAAGCTGGCCGCCACGCTCGCCGCCGACTTCGGCAGCGTTGAGGCGTGGGAGAAGGATTTCAGGGCGACCGGCGCCATGCGCGGCATCGGCTGGGCGGTGCTCTATCAGGATTCGGCCACCGGCAAGCTCATTAACTTCTGGATCAACGAGCACGACGTGGCCCACCCGGCCGGCTGCACCCCGATCCTCATCATGGACGTCTTCGAGCATGCCTTCATGCTCGACTACGGGCTCAAGCGGGCCGACTACATCGAGGCGTTTTTCAAAAACGTCGACTGGAAGGCCGCCGAGGCCCGGCTGAAGTAAGCGTCCAGACGGCGGAAACCACGGCAGGGGCAATTCTTTCGGATTGCCCCTGCCGCTTTTTCAGGGAGGAAAGCCATGAGAGCGCTCATCATCAGTGCGGACAATTTCGAGGATTCCGAACTTCTGGTCCCCTACTATCGCCTTCGGGAAGAAGGGATACCGGTCGACGTGGCCGCGCCCGCCCGCGGCATCATCACCGGGAAGCACGGCTATGAGGTGACGGTGGACAAGCCCCTGGCCGAGGTGGTCCCGGATGACTACACCGTCCTGGTCCTTCCGGGGGGGGAAGGCTCCCGCCGCCATCCGGAAGGAGAAAGCAGCCCTCGACATCTGCCGGCATTTCTTTTGTCACGACAAGCCGGTGGCCGCCATCTGCCACGGTCCCCAGACCCTCATCACCGCCGGGCTCCTGAAGGGGCGCCGGGCCACCTGCTACCAGTCGGTGGCCACGGAGATGAAGGAGGCCGGGGCGCTCTACGAGGACAGCGAGGTGGTGGTGGACGGAAACCTTGTTACCTCCCGTCACCCTGCCGACATTCCGGCCTTCTGCCGCGAGATGATGAAGAAACTCAAGGGGTGAGGAGGGTGCCGATGAAACGGATCGTCATGTTTGCGGCGGCACTTTTCGTCCTTGCCGCCCTGCCGGCTCTGGGGGACGAAGGGGGCGAAAAGCCCGGGCAGACCACCTTCCGGGCCCCGGTGGACGCTGACGGGGTGCAGCGGGTGGAACTCGTGGGAGGCGATTACTTCTTCCGGCCGAACCGCATCATCGTCAGGGTGAATGTCCCGGTGGAGCTGCGGGTACGAAAAGAAACGGTACTGGTTCCCCACGATCTGGTGGTCAATGCCCCGGAGGCGGGGATCGACTTCAAGATCGACCTCGAGCGGGAGCCGGCGGTGATCCGGTTCACCCCGACGAAAGCCGGCAGCTATCCCATGTACTGCGACAAGAAACTCCTCTTCTTTCCCAGCCACCGCGAGAAAGGGATGGAGGGGGTGATCGAGGTGGTGGAGTAGGCCGCCGCGCCCCGTCGCCCGTTCGATTCTCTCCCATTTTTTAATCCCTTCACACGTTCCCCCGTAAATGCTATTGTCAGCCGGATGTTCCGCTTTCCGCCCCGCCGGGTCCACGGCAGGGGCGGAAAAATTCCGTCCGGAGTTCGCCGATGTCCAATGAAGATCTGGGAAAGCTGAAGATCGACAAACAGGCCGTTTCCCGCCCCCCCCACCGCCGACGGCCCATGGTCTGGATTGGCGCAGCGGCGGTGGTGCTGATGGTCATTCTGTGGGCCAGCGGGCTCCTCTCACCCGCCGTGACCATCGATACGGGAACGGTGACCCAGGTCTATCCGTCCCAAACCTTCACCACCCTCAACGCCAGCGGCTACGTCGTGGCCCAGCGGAAGGCGGCGGTGGCGGCGAAAATCACCGGCCGCCTCGAGTGGCTTGGCGTCGAGGAGGGGAGCCGGGTGAAGCGGGGGGACGTGCTTGCGCGGCTCGAGAACCAGGATTCCGTGGCGGCGCGTGACCAGGCCGCGGCCACCGTCCGCAATGCCACGGCCGGCCTCGACCAGGCCCGGGCGGAGGTTGTTGACGCCACCCTGGCCTACGACCGCCAGAAGCAGCTCCTGAAGGAGGGGATCGTGGCGAAGGCCGACTACGATGCCGCCGAAGCCCGCTACCGGAAGGCCCGGGCGGCGGTGGCCGGCGCGGAGGCATCCATCCGGGCCGCTGCGGCGGCCCTCAAGGGGGCCGAGGTGAACGTGGAGTACGCCCTGATCCGCGCCCCCTTCGACGCCGTGGTCCTCACCAAGAACGCCGACGTCGGCGACATCGTCACCCCCATCGGCGCCGCGGCCAACGCCAAGGCGGCGGTCGTCACCATTGCCGACCTCGGCTCCCTCCAGGCGGAGGCCGACGTCTCCGAGTCGAATCTGGAGAAGGTGAAGGTCGGCCAGCCGTGCGAGATCCAGCTCGACGCCCTTCCGGAGTCGCGTTTCCGGGGAGTGGTCCATATGGTGGTCCCCACCGCCGACCGCTCCAAGGCCACCGTCCTCGTCAAGGTCCGCTTTACCGACGGCGATTCCCGGATCCTCCCGGAGATGAGCGCCAAGGTGGCGTTTCTGGAACGGCCGGTGGCGGCGGGGGAGGAGAAACCCCGGACGGCGGTTACCCCGGCCGCGGTGGTGGAGCGTGGCGGGAAGAAGGTGGTCTACCTCGTGAAGGGAAACCGCGTCGCAGAGACCCCCGTGACCGTCGGCGCCCGGCTCGGCGACATGATCGAGATCGTCCGCGGCGTGAAGCCGGGCGACCGGATCGCGCTCAAGCCTCTCGACAAGCTGAAGGACGGGACCAAGGTCACCGTGGCGGAGAAGTAGGGGGAGCCATGGAAACCGCCGCCCCTCCCATCGTCTCCGTCCGCAACGTCTCCAAGTCGTACCGGCGCGGCAGCCAGACCGTCCCGGTCCTGGAGAATATCTCCTTCGACATCGCCGCCGGAGAGTTCCTGGCCCTCATGGGGCCGTCCGGCTCGGGAAAGAGCACGCTCCTCAACCTCATCGCCGGCATCGACCAGGTCGACACCGGCACCATCACCATCGGCGGGGTGGAGATCACCACCCTCGCGGACCGGGAGCTCGCCGCCTGGCGGGCCGCCCACGTTGGCTTCATCTTCCAGTTCTACAACCTGATGCCGGTCCTCACCGCCTTCGAGAACGTGGAGCTGCCGCTGCTCCTCACCGGGCTCTCCCGCCGCGAGCGGCAGGAGCACGTGGAGATGGCCCTGTCGCTGGTGAACCTCTCCGACCGGCTGGACCACTACCCCTCCCAGCTCTCCGGCGGCCAGCAACAACGGGTGGCCATCGCCCGGGCGGTGGTGACCGATCCGGACATCCTGGTGGCCGACGAACCGACCGGCGACCTGGACCGGGTCTC contains:
- a CDS encoding ABC transporter ATP-binding protein, whose amino-acid sequence is METAAPPIVSVRNVSKSYRRGSQTVPVLENISFDIAAGEFLALMGPSGSGKSTLLNLIAGIDQVDTGTITIGGVEITTLADRELAAWRAAHVGFIFQFYNLMPVLTAFENVELPLLLTGLSRRERQEHVEMALSLVNLSDRLDHYPSQLSGGQQQRVAIARAVVTDPDILVADEPTGDLDRVSAGEILTLMDRLVHGFGKTIIMVTHDPKAAEKAHVIRNLEKGILAGGEG
- a CDS encoding efflux RND transporter periplasmic adaptor subunit, coding for MSNEDLGKLKIDKQAVSRPPHRRRPMVWIGAAAVVLMVILWASGLLSPAVTIDTGTVTQVYPSQTFTTLNASGYVVAQRKAAVAAKITGRLEWLGVEEGSRVKRGDVLARLENQDSVAARDQAAATVRNATAGLDQARAEVVDATLAYDRQKQLLKEGIVAKADYDAAEARYRKARAAVAGAEASIRAAAAALKGAEVNVEYALIRAPFDAVVLTKNADVGDIVTPIGAAANAKAAVVTIADLGSLQAEADVSESNLEKVKVGQPCEIQLDALPESRFRGVVHMVVPTADRSKATVLVKVRFTDGDSRILPEMSAKVAFLERPVAAGEEKPRTAVTPAAVVERGGKKVVYLVKGNRVAETPVTVGARLGDMIEIVRGVKPGDRIALKPLDKLKDGTKVTVAEK
- a CDS encoding DJ-1/PfpI family protein, whose amino-acid sequence is MTTPSWSFRGGKAPAAIRKEKAALDICRHFFCHDKPVAAICHGPQTLITAGLLKGRRATCYQSVATEMKEAGALYEDSEVVVDGNLVTSRHPADIPAFCREMMKKLKG
- a CDS encoding cupredoxin domain-containing protein, with amino-acid sequence MKRIVMFAAALFVLAALPALGDEGGEKPGQTTFRAPVDADGVQRVELVGGDYFFRPNRIIVRVNVPVELRVRKETVLVPHDLVVNAPEAGIDFKIDLEREPAVIRFTPTKAGSYPMYCDKKLLFFPSHREKGMEGVIEVVE
- a CDS encoding superoxide dismutase, whose product is MAYEAKDYAKLIGMEGFSEALLKNHFTLYQGYVTNTNKVLDILGQMLVEGKTATSEYAELKRRLGWEFNGMRLHEYYFENLGGTGGVAQAGKLAATLAADFGSVEAWEKDFRATGAMRGIGWAVLYQDSATGKLINFWINEHDVAHPAGCTPILIMDVFEHAFMLDYGLKRADYIEAFFKNVDWKAAEARLK
- a CDS encoding DUF503 domain-containing protein, which produces MFVHSLTIHLFLPSHSLKGKRGIVKSILARVRNGFNVSAAEVDLQDVHGEALLGFAVVTPSRAAGRHLLERVEEWIAEERPDVEIAAAEIEER